One Gemmatimonadota bacterium DNA window includes the following coding sequences:
- a CDS encoding serine/threonine-protein kinase, producing the protein IDSDAAATSADGADGSGAGAGAGRDAANEAEAKRLALLIDELAPVLAEFPIAGDRVKRLVLAPLPGSREMLLWPRRVHPQRLADGLAAALETGELRVQVVVSPLESAEKPTATELISLASAQDADAALLYGLRADGGDASVRLVYFGVESGAALEARHTIEDAGDHGLVSVNPLFVAVLIALLGGFTLWLVWTVVRGSGMIRIELKVDPASSKPSFSILISKDKRCPAVKDPKKHLASVSVEEKRRRFGADNVGANEEFERIPPGHWFVHVFGTYGKGGELRALPPLTEPARVKRNQVTTVVVALVPKESEFHFIVMAPLGPAPGALVWLGSNPAHRVVTDEDGKAILFAPTGEHTVHVESSDGIEITRKIHAFGSRISMVTINLERERRLAQISGGLKVELGPDEQAEIVPDRREAAVASQREVRASDEATPETLRGLRRYPPEAALARGALGVVYRATHQVLDRPVALKVMAPEIREHPAAAQMFEQEAKALAALNHPNVVAVYDQGRDGEQMFMVMEFVEGTTLEDVLEQRTRLDLAEAARIGEQLGRGLAYAHGRRVIHRDIKPANIFLSTDGTVKIGDFGLARVISEVSIKRTEVKGTPLYMAPEQIRGANIDFRADIYSVGCTLFEVLAGRPPFIEGEILYHHINTEPPRLADLVQIPAAVDDLIMTCIAKDAPDRPASAERIADVFGALRRG; encoded by the coding sequence GCTGGCGCTGCTGATCGACGAGCTCGCGCCGGTGCTCGCGGAGTTTCCGATCGCAGGCGATCGGGTCAAGCGCCTGGTGCTGGCGCCGCTGCCGGGATCTCGCGAGATGCTGCTGTGGCCGCGCCGGGTTCACCCGCAGCGGCTCGCCGACGGCCTCGCGGCCGCGCTCGAGACGGGTGAGCTGCGCGTCCAAGTGGTGGTCTCGCCGCTCGAGAGCGCCGAGAAACCGACCGCCACCGAGCTGATCTCGCTGGCCAGCGCCCAGGATGCCGACGCGGCGCTGCTCTACGGCCTGCGCGCCGACGGCGGCGACGCGAGCGTCCGTCTGGTCTATTTCGGCGTCGAGTCGGGCGCCGCGCTCGAGGCCCGCCACACGATCGAGGACGCCGGCGATCACGGGCTGGTCAGCGTCAACCCGCTGTTTGTCGCCGTGCTGATCGCGCTGCTCGGCGGCTTCACGCTGTGGCTGGTGTGGACCGTGGTGCGCGGCAGCGGGATGATCCGCATCGAGCTCAAGGTCGATCCGGCGTCGAGCAAGCCGTCGTTCTCGATCCTGATCTCGAAGGACAAGCGCTGCCCGGCGGTCAAGGATCCAAAAAAGCACCTGGCCTCGGTGTCGGTCGAGGAGAAGCGCCGGCGCTTCGGCGCCGACAACGTCGGGGCCAACGAGGAGTTCGAGCGGATTCCGCCCGGTCATTGGTTCGTTCACGTCTTCGGGACCTACGGCAAGGGCGGCGAGCTCCGGGCGCTGCCGCCGCTCACCGAGCCGGCGCGGGTGAAGCGCAACCAGGTCACCACCGTGGTGGTCGCCCTGGTCCCCAAGGAGAGCGAGTTTCACTTCATCGTCATGGCGCCGCTCGGCCCGGCGCCGGGCGCGCTGGTCTGGCTCGGATCGAACCCCGCGCACCGGGTCGTGACCGACGAGGACGGCAAGGCGATCTTGTTCGCGCCGACCGGCGAGCACACGGTGCACGTTGAGTCCTCCGACGGCATCGAGATCACCCGGAAGATCCACGCCTTTGGCAGCCGCATCTCGATGGTGACGATCAACCTCGAGCGCGAGCGGCGCCTGGCGCAGATCTCGGGCGGGCTCAAGGTCGAGCTCGGGCCCGACGAGCAGGCCGAGATCGTTCCGGATCGCCGGGAGGCCGCGGTCGCTTCCCAGCGCGAAGTGCGCGCCAGCGACGAGGCGACGCCGGAGACCCTGCGCGGGCTCAGGCGCTACCCGCCCGAGGCCGCGCTCGCCCGCGGCGCCCTGGGCGTCGTCTACCGCGCGACTCACCAGGTGCTCGATCGTCCGGTCGCGCTCAAGGTCATGGCGCCCGAGATCCGCGAGCACCCGGCGGCCGCGCAGATGTTCGAGCAAGAGGCCAAGGCGCTGGCGGCGCTCAACCACCCGAACGTCGTCGCCGTCTACGACCAGGGCCGCGACGGCGAGCAGATGTTCATGGTCATGGAGTTCGTCGAGGGCACCACCCTCGAGGACGTGCTCGAGCAGCGCACCCGGCTCGATCTCGCCGAGGCCGCGCGGATCGGCGAGCAGCTCGGCCGCGGCCTCGCCTACGCCCACGGGCGCCGGGTGATCCACCGCGACATCAAACCGGCGAACATCTTCCTGTCGACCGACGGCACCGTGAAGATCGGCGACTTCGGGCTGGCGCGGGTGATCAGCGAGGTCTCGATCAAGCGCACCGAGGTCAAGGGGACGCCGCTGTACATGGCGCCCGAGCAGATCCGCGGGGCCAACATCGACTTCCGCGCCGACATCTACTCGGTCGGCTGCACCCTGTTCGAGGTCCTCGCCGGCCGCCCGCCGTTCATCGAGGGCGAGATCCTGTACCACCACATCAACACCGAGCCGCCCCGGCTCGCCGACCTCGTCCAGATCCCCGCGGCCGTCGACGACC